In Juglans microcarpa x Juglans regia isolate MS1-56 chromosome 8D, Jm3101_v1.0, whole genome shotgun sequence, the following are encoded in one genomic region:
- the LOC121243460 gene encoding putative clathrin assembly protein At4g40080 has product MSGLKKLRNLIDILKDKASLIKATLSTASSVNVAVLLSTTHDPASPPLEKRIASVLALGNGSRQTACSCIDAIMARLHGTHSAPVAIKCLLTIHNIITRGSFILNDQLSFYPSSGGRNFLNLSTFRDCSGAEMWELSSWVRWYAGFVEQNLIVSKVLGYCFCSSSGTNNDKNKEERFLTFLDSDLSRELDVLVDFAERICEVPDSLYLQRNDLVYEVVRMVSEDYRSVQLEIFLRVSELGNRTENLSDGELTQMLNTLQRFEDCKERLLLLFANRKRNDRMWDLVSETKLKLITTREKREGLRLVTMAGRRIDESLNQSTRFRKPLMAAESGNLFFFGSGGGALVALDRVPLAVSTVG; this is encoded by the coding sequence ATGAGTGGGCTAAAGAAGCTAAGAAATCTCATAGATATTCTCAAAGACAAAGCCTCCTTGATCAAAGCAACTCTCTCCACGGCCTCCTCTGTAAACGTCGCCGTCCTCCTCTCCACCACCCACGACCCGGCCAGCCCTCCGCTGGAGAAGCGCATCGCCTCTGTTCTCGCCCTCGGCAACGGGTCCCGCCAAACGGCATGCTCCTGCATAGATGCGATCATGGCTCGACTGCATGGCACGCACAGCGCTCCGGTTGCCATCAAATGCCTTCTCACGATCCATAATATCATCACCAGGGGCTCCTTCATTCTCAACGATCAGCTTTCGTTCTATCCTTCTTCTGGTGGCAGAAACTTTCTCAACCTTTCGACTTTTCGAGACTGTTCCGGGGCCGAAATGTGGGAATTGTCGTCGTGGGTGAGATGGTACGCGGGTTTCGTGGAGCAAAACTTGATAGTTTCTAAGGTTTTGGGTTACTGCTTTTGTTCATCTTCAGGCACGAATAAcgacaaaaataaagaagagagaTTCTTGACGTTCTTGGACTCGGATCTGTCGAGGGAGTTGGATGTTCTTGTGGATTTTGCAGAAAGAATCTGCGAGGTACCAGATTCGCTATACCTTCAGAGGAACGATTTGGTTTACGAGGTGGTGAGAATGGTGAGCGAAGATTACAGGTCGGTTCAGTTAGAAATCTTTCTCCGAGTTTCGGAACTCGGAAACAGAACGGAAAACCTGAGTGACGGCGAGTTGACTCAGATGCTAAACACCTTGCAAAGGTTTGAGGACTGCAAAGAGAGGTTACTGTTGTTGTTCGCAAATCGAAAAAGGAACGATCGGATGTGGGATTTGGTAAGCGAGACGAAGTTGAAGCTGATTACAacgagagagaagagagaaggatTGAGGCTGGTGACGATGGCAGGCCGAAGGATAGACGAGTCTTTGAACCAGTCAACACGGTTCAGAAAACCATTAATGGCGGCCGAGTCGGGGAACCTGTTTTTCTTCGGATCAGGTGGCGGTGCATTGGTGGCCCTAGACAGGGTTCCTCTTGCCGTTTCTACTGTAGGGTAA